One genomic region from bacterium encodes:
- a CDS encoding sodium-independent anion transporter, translated as MPRQLVEEFIPKSFTCLKQYSLKDFTADLIAGITVGLVALPLAMAFAISSGVAPQAGIYCAIFAGFI; from the coding sequence ATGCCTCGTCAATTAGTCGAAGAATTTATTCCTAAATCCTTTACTTGCCTAAAACAATACAGCCTTAAAGACTTTACTGCAGATCTAATTGCGGGAATTACAGTTGGCTTAGTAGCTTTGCCGCTGGCGATGGCCTTTGCAATTTCCTCCGGCGTAGCCCCACAGGCTGGGATTTACTGCGCAATTTTCGCTGGCTTTATT